From the Ciconia boyciana chromosome 24, ASM3463844v1, whole genome shotgun sequence genome, one window contains:
- the ISYNA1 gene encoding inositol-3-phosphate synthase 1 translates to MAETFLVESPDVTYSKDFIEAKYTYSTVHVCKENGVTKVRPCSTRFTFRTGRQVPRLGVMLVGWGGNNGTTVTAAVLANKLGLSWMTKTGRKKANYYGSLLQASTVCLGTGPAGDVYVPFRDLLPMVHPNDIVFDGWDISSLNLAEAMRRAEVLDWPLQEQLWPHLEKMKPRPSIYIPEFIAANQEERADNVLRGSMAEQVEQIRRDIRDFKDTSGVDKVIVLWTANTERFCDVVPGLNDTADNLLRAIERGLEVSPSTLFAVASILEGCAYINGSPQNTFVPGAVELAAQRRVFICGDDFKSGQTKLKSVLVDFLVGAGLKTKSIVSYNHLGNNDGKNLSAPQQFRSKEISKSNVVDDTVQANPVLYGPQDKPDHCVVIKYVPYVGDSKRALDEYTSEIMMGGTNTIVIHNTCEDSLLASPIILDLVILTELCQRVTFCTEADPEFQGFHSVLSIVAFLCKAPLVPEGTPVVNALFRQRSCIENILRACLGLPPQNHMLLEHKMQRPAPSPKRACPGGATCPLAPKKAPAAAQLNGHPCPGTPRLGPPRTPLHVDGAD, encoded by the exons ATGGCAGAGACATTCCTTGTGGAGAGCCCCGATGTCACGTACAGCAAGGACTTCATCGAGGCCAAGTACACGTACAGCACCGTGCACGTCTGCAAGGAGAATGGTGTCACCAAG GTGCGGCCGTGCTCAACCCGCTTCACCTTCCGGACGGGGCGGCAGGTCCCCCGCCTGGGGGTGATgctggtgggctgggggggcaaCAATGGCACGACGGTGACGGCAGCCGTGCTGGCCAACAAGCTGGGGCTGTCCTGGATGACCAAGACGGGGCGCAAG AAAGCCAACTACTACGGCTCCCTGCTCCAAGCCTCCACCGTCTGCCTGGGCACCGGCCCTGCCGGCGACGTCTACGTGCCTTTCCGGGACCTGCTGCCCATGGTGCACCCCAATGACATCGTCTTCGACG GCTGGGACATCTCCTCGCTGAACCTGGCGGAGGCCATGCGGCGGGCGGAGGTGCTGGACTGGCcactgcaggagcagctctggccCCACCTGGAGAAGATGAAGCCCCGACCCTCCATCTACATCCCCGAGTTCATCGCCGCTAACCAGGAGGAGCGGGCGGACAACGTCCTCCGTGGGTCCATGGCTGAGCAG GTGGAGCAGATCCGCAGGGACATCCGGGACTTCAAGGACACCAGCGGGGTGGACAAAGTCATCGTCCTCTGGACGGCCAACACCGAGCGCTTCTGCGACGTCGTGCCGGGGCTCAACGACACTGCCGACAACCTGCTGCGGGCCATCGAG cGAGGCCTGGAGGTGTCCCCGTCCACACTCTTCGCGGTGGCCAGCATCCTGGAGGGCTGTGCCTACATCAACGGCTCCCCCCAGAACACCTTCGTGCCGGGGGCAGTGGAGCTGGCTGCCCAGCGCCGCGTCTTCATCTGCGGCGATGACTTCAAGTCAGGTCAGACCAAGCTCAAGTCGGTGCTGGTGGACTTCTTGGTGGGCGCCGGACTCAAG ACCAAGTCCATCGTGAGCTACAACCACCTGGGGAACAACGACGGGAAGAACCTCTCAGCCCCGCAGCAGTTTCGCTCCAAGGAGATCTCCAAGAGCAACGTGGTGGACGACACGGTCCAGGCCAACCCCGTCCTCTACGGTCCCCAGGACAAACCCGACCACTGC GTGGTGATCAAGTACGTCCCCTACGTGGGGGACAGCAAGCGTGCGCTGGATGAGTACACGTCGGAGATCATGATGGGCGGCACCAACACCATCGTCATCCACAACACGTGCGAG GACTCGCTGCTGGCCAGCCCCATCATCCTGGACCTGGTCATCCTCACGGAGCTGTGCCAGCGTGTCACCTTCTGCACCGAGGCCGACCCCGAGTTCCAGGGCTTCCACAGCGTCCTCTCCATCGTCGCCTTCCTCTGCAAGGCCCCGCTGGTGCCCGAGGGCACCCCTGTCGTCAACGCCCTCTTCCGCCAGCGCAGCTGCATCGAGAACATCCTGAG ggcctgcctggggctgcccccccaGAACCACATGCTGCTGGAGCACAAGATGCAGcggccagcacccagccccaaGCGCGCTTGCCCGGGGGGGGCCACCTGCCCCCTCGCCCCCAAGAAGGCACCGGCGGCCGCCCAGCTCAACGGGCACccctgccccggcaccccccggctgggacccccccggacccccctcCACGTCGACGGGGCTGACTAA